From Labrus bergylta chromosome 22, fLabBer1.1, whole genome shotgun sequence, one genomic window encodes:
- the si:dkeyp-75h12.7 gene encoding interferon lambda receptor 1 — protein MKTQGVATDWLRACMGLYVTVALLLKGSSGLVCYTSVESLDLGCLLRWDCPHASPNTTYTVQTKTQGDPWQDVPWCVWVSSRSCDISQAFSNFELYNMIRLGVHLDPSSTVWIEPRKFDYSDFNYSPPSVSVSLKDEQLLVKVQFPCAANRRCSLERCCPITQLIDPWTTVTVYNNLNQSQYQSRTVWTQEAVSYVEFSDLAPGQNYCAVANFSFPTFSMAASPKSAPQCVVTLSKTGLLPVLCVGIGLTSLLLVPLLTLFLRKPNQDEQTTENQPKTQNQVSVHDPVSLVPTSLDPVDPCDIHIGFVEDEISIDSCSSLQCDQDQTSTLKNSCDPRHLASSPSAAYCDSGGMELDQRLDSGISIPPVSQSSEETFGTIGE, from the exons ATGAAGACTCAAGGGGTAGCCACAGATTGGCTGAGAGCATGCATGGGATTATATGTCACCGTTGCCCTGCTCTTGAAAG GGTCGTCTGGGTTAGTCTGTTACACTTCAGTGGAATCACTGGATTTAGGCTGCCTCCTGCGGTGGGATTGTCCTCATGCCAGTCCTAATACCACCTATACCGTGCAGACAAAGACTCAGGG GGACCCCTGGCAGGACGTACCATGGTGCGTTTGGGTTTCATCTCGCAGCTGTGACATCTCTCAGGCCTTCTCAAACTTTGAGCTGTACAACATGATCCGTCTCGGCGTTCACCTCGACCCGAGCTCCACTGTCTGGATCGAGCCACGCAAGTTTGACTACAGTGACTTCA ACTACAGCCCTCCCTCTGTCTCAGTCTCCCTGAAAGACGAGCAGCTGTTGGTGAAGGTGCAGTTCCCCTGTGCCGCCAACAGGAGGTGCTCTTTGGAGAGATGCTGTCCCATCACTCAGCTGATTGACCCCTGGACCACAGTGACTGTGTACAACAACCTCAATCAGTCCCAGTACCAG AGCCGTACGGTTTGGACCCAGGAAGCCGTGTCCTATGTAGAGTTTTCCGATTTGGCTCCAGGTCAGAACTACTGTGCTGTTGCCAACTTCTCCTTCCCGACGTTCTCCATGGCTGCTTCGCCCAAGTCTGCACCTCAGTGTGTTGTGACGCTTTCCAAAACAG GGCTGCTGCCTGTGCTGTGTGTGGGAATTGGGCTAACTTCTCTGCTCCTTGTGCCACtactgactttgtttttaagaaaaCCCAATCAAGATGAACAAACCACTGAAAATCAACCCAAGACTCAGAATCAG GTGTCAGTACACGATCCAGTCTCTTTGGTTCCTACTTCCCTGGATCCTGTCGACCCTTGTGACATCCACATTGGTTTTGTAGAGGACGAAATCTCCATTGATTCCTGTTCTAGTCTACAATGTGACCAGGACCAGACCTCAACCCTGAAAAACTCCTGTGATCCCAGACATCTTGCCTCGAGCCCCAGTGCAGCATACTGTGACAGCGGCGGGATGGAGCTGGACCAACGTCTGGACTCTGGTATCAGCATACCTCCTGTGTCTCAATCCTCTGAGGAGACATTTGGGACAATTGGAGAATGA